The following are from one region of the Silene latifolia isolate original U9 population chromosome 9, ASM4854445v1, whole genome shotgun sequence genome:
- the LOC141599479 gene encoding calmodulin-binding transcription activator 2-like isoform X3, whose product MADRGGGSMAAGIRLDLQQLQLEAQHRWLRPAEICEVLRNFQKFQISSEPPNRPPSGSLFLFDRKVLRYFRKDFHNWRKKKDGKTVKEAHEKLKVGSIDVLHCYYAHGEDNECFQRRTYWLLEEEYMHIVFVHYLEVKGNRCGSRGVESMLSGSPTSNSLSSSVSTSYNDAFGGNAGSPSAASTLTSAYEDFESEDNYQAMSKYPSSPNFPHGQDNFENNRSGLLCANFLPTTNEYKRAQLSDPALNYVALSQQENVYDDRNQFTTLDLASWEEVFEQSTRNSGGLPSQPVIHSTLSVGNTGDYDENLSQLLDDGFVINSSSGGSLATHILQQPRLGTVKSEEGLQKVDSFSKWMTKELDGVDDLNFKSSSNLSWQNIDTASDVNDPSIQLENYSMSPSIGQDQLFDIYDFSPSCASMESETKVLITGKFLVSPSEVSKFNWSCMFGEVEVPAEVLGNGVLCCYAPPHKAGRFPFYVTRANRFACSQVREFEFLVECLDVNSRNVSIDVKEKQLLLQLERLLSMRSPVDLDSYHYIRRQPVVNRILLLMEDELCLGVQNHLKENLLYWLLDKVCEDGKGPNILDEEGQGLLHCAAALGYDWIIPPTLAAGVSVNFRDINGWTALHWAASFGREKTIALLITLGAASGALTDPSPEFPLGRTAADLASANKYKGISGFLAEHSLTAHLETLTMSEHNLDGTLESSISKAVQTIREKAATPGDECDWSDLSLKDSLAAVCNATQAAGRIHQVFRMQSFQRKQSNDSSGGGGDSLLSDERLFSILSSKIHKPGNSYEHSAAVQIQKKYRGWKKRREFLIIRERVVKIQAHVRGHQVRKRYKTVVWSVGILEKVILRWRRKGTGLRGFRPDALKEPIETSKPLEDDDYDYLKKGRKQTEERLQKALVRVKSMVQYPEGRAQYRRLLTAVEGFQKNQKQSRSSILSGLETSPIEIEDDMIDVESLFDDDNFMGIAFE is encoded by the exons ATGGCGGATAGGGGAGGAGGATCTATGGCTGCCGGTATTCGTCTAG ATCTACAGCAATTACAGCTTGAAGCTCAACATCGATGGTTGCGACCGGCTGAAATTTGTGAAGTTTTAAGGAATTTTCAAAAGTTCCAGATATCTTCAGAACCACCAAATCGGCCTCCAA GTGGCTCACTCTTTCTTTTTGATCGGAAGGTTTTGAGGTACTTCAGGAAGGATTTCCATAATTGGagaaagaagaaggatggaaAGACGGTGAAGGAAGCTCATGAAAAGCTTAAG GTTGGAAGTATTGACGTGTTGCACTGCTACTATGCCCATGGTGAAGACAACGAATGTTTTCAACGGCGCACCTATTGGTTGCTGGAAGA GGAGTACATGCATATAGTTTTTGTGCACTACTTGGAGGTTAAG GGCAATAGGTGTGGCAGTAGAGGTGTAGAATCTATGTTATCAGGTTCCCCAACAAGTAATTCTTTGTCAAGTAGTGTCTCAACTAGTTACAATGACGCTTTTGGCGGTAATGCTGGTTCACCAAGTGCAGCTAGCACTTTAACTTCTGCATATGAAGACTTTGAATCCG AGGATAATTATCAAGCTATGTCCAAGTATCCGTCATCTCCAAACTTCCCACATGGACAAGATAATTTTGAAAACAACAGGAGTGGCTTACTGTGCGCTAACTTTCTGCCTACCACCA ATGAGTACAAAAGGGCACAGCTTTCAGACCCTGCATTAAATTATGTGGCACTTTCTCAACAAGAAAATGTATATGATGACAGAAATCAATTTACGACCCTCGATTTGGCAAGCTGGGAGGAAGTATTTGAGCAGTCTACACGAAACTCGGGAGGTTTACCCTCTCAGCCTGTTATTCATTCTACTCTCTCAGTTGGAAACACTGGAGATTATGATGAAAATCTCAGCCAACTTTTAGATGATGGCTTTGTGATCAATTCTAGTTCAGGGGGATCTTTAGCTACGCACATTTTGCAG CAGCCACGGCTTGGAACTGTTAAGTCAGAGGAAGGCCTGCAGAAAGTCGACAGTTTCTCGAAATGGATGACCAAGGAACTAGATGGTGTAGATGACTTAAATTTCAAGTCATCCTCCAATCTGTCCTGGCAGAATATTGATACAGCTAGTGATGTTAATGATCCTTCAATACAATTGGAGAATTATTCAATGAGTCCCTCAATCGGTCAAGATCAGCTCTTTGACATTTATGACTTTTCACCAAGTTGCGCTTCCATGGAATCTGAAACCAAG GTTCTGATCACTGGAAAATTTTTAGTGAGCCCATCTGAGGTCTCCAAATTTAACTGGTCATGTATGTTTGGGGAAGTGGAGGTGCCAGCTGAAGTTCTAGGTAATGGTGTTCTTTGTTGCTATGCTCCACCGCACAAAGCTGGACGTTTCCCATTTTATGTCACACGTGCGAACAGATTTGCTTGTAGTCAAGTGCGAGAATTTGAATTTTTGGTAGAGTGTCTGGATGTCAACAGCAGAAATGTTAGCATTGATGTGAAGGAGAAGCAGCTTCTTCTGCAGCTTGAAAGGCTATTATCGATGAGATCTCCAGTCGATTTGGATTCTTACCATTACATCAGGCGACAGCCAGTTGTGAACAGAATTCTCTTGTTAATGGAGGATGAGCTGTGTTTGGGCGTTCAAAACCATCTGAAGGAAAACTTGCTCTATTGGCTGCTTGACAAGGTCTGTGAAGACGGGAAGGGACCCAATATACTCGATGAAGAGGGACAAGGGCTGCTGCATTGTGCCGCTGCACTTGGTTATGATTGGATAATACCGCCTACTTTAGCTGCTGGTGTTAGTGTGAATTTCCGTGATATAAATGGATGGACTGCACTTCACTGGGCTGCATCGTTTGGCAG AGAGAAGACTATTGCTCTCTTAATTACACTAGGTGCTGCATCGGGAGCACTAACAGATCCTTCACCAGAATTTCCTTTGGGTAGAACAGCGGCTGATCTTGCTTCAGCGAATAAATACAAGGGAATATCCGGTTTCCTTGCAGAGCACTCCTTGACTGCACACTTAGAAACACTCACAATGAGTGAACACAACTTAGATGGTACCCTTGAAAGTTCTATTAGTAAAGCTGTACAGACAATAAGAGAGAAGGCGGCGACTCCTGGTGATGAATGTGATTGGTCAGATTTGTCACTGAAGGATTCCTTGGCAGCTGTTTGTAATGCCACCCAAGCTGCTGGTCGCATCCATCAAGTTTTCAGGATGCAATCATTTCAGAGGAAGCAAAGTAATGATTcttctggtggtggtggtgattcGTTGCTGTCAGATGAACGCCTTTTCTCAATTCTATCATCCAAGATTCACAAACCTGGGAATTCTTATGAGCACTCTGCTGCCGTTCAAATTCAGAAGAAGTACCGTGGTTGGAAAAAGAGAAGAGAATTTTTAATCATCCGTGAAAGAGTTGTTAAAATTCAG GCCCATGTAAGAGGTCACCAGGTGAGGAAGCGATACAAAACAGTTGTTTGGTCTGTGGGCATACTTGAGAAAGTGATTTTGCGATGGAGACGGAAAGGAACGGGCCTACGTGGGTTCCGTCCTGATGCACTCAAAGAACCCATCGAAACAAGTAAGCCTCTAGAAGATGATGACTATGATTATCTGAAGAAAGGAAGAAAGCAAACTGAAGAACGGCTACAGAAAGCCCTTGTTAGGGTGAAATCGATGGTCCAGTATCCTGAGGGCAGAGCTCAGTATCGAAGGCTCCTGACTGCTGTAGAAGGGTTCCAGAAAAATCAG AAACAGTCTCGCAGTAGCATTTTAAGCGGCTTGGAAACTTCCCCAATTGAAATTGAAGACGACATGATCGACGTTGAAAGCTTATTTGACGACGACAACTTCATGGGCATCGCATTTGAATGA